The Planctomycetota bacterium genome segment TCGACGTGGTGGTGCCGGTCCCGGCTGTTCGCCGGGCGCTTCTGTCGGCCAAGCCGGAACTCAAGGACTTCGCCGACCTTCCGGCATCCTTCTGGCCGGCACGCGTTCAGCGGATGACGGGCGAGACGCCCTCGCCGGCCGCGCTTGCCCAGACCGTCCGCAGCATCCGCGCGCAGGTCGTGTGCAAGAAATGCAAGGGCGCGGGCACGATCATCGTGACGCGCGTCGTCGGCGGGCGCAGGGTTGGGGGGATGGTTCAAGCGGACGTCCGGCGCGATCGGGAGACGTGCCCCGACTGCGGCGGCGAAGGAACGGTCATGGACGATTCCGCCTACAAGGTGTTGACGCTTCTGGCGGACCAGGCCCTTCGCATCTCGCTCGACGCCGGCGTCGAGGAACGGGCGCGGGAGGCGGCTCGTGCGAACGTTGTCAACGTCCTCGAGGCCATGGGCAAGTTGACCGGCCAATCACGCCGCGCGTTCATCGACGCGGCCGTCAAGGGATTGGACGGAGGCGCCGGCGACTCGCCGAGAGGGTTCGTCATCTATGCCCAGGTTCGGGAAACCCTCAAGGGCCCGGACGGCGACTACGTGGTTTTCGCCCCATTTCACTCGTCCCGGTTGCTCGCCGCCCGCAAGGACGGCTTGAGCGTGCTCTCCGGCGACGGGCAGGATCCGCCGGCCGGGCAGGGTCCCCCGGTTCTGAGTTATGGCCGTTGGGTCGTTCTGGCGGTTGTGGCCGAGGGGGCTTTCAACCTGGAGGGCAGGAAAGTTGTTTTCGTCCGCCCCGCCGCCTGGGTGCCCGGGCCGTCGCTGGGACCGTCCCCGTCGCGAGAGAGGCCTCCGGGCAAATCGGACCCGGGCAGGTCGCCACGCCGCGAGGGTGGCGCCCCGGGCTTCTTCGGTCTCTGACGGGTTCGCCGCCCGCCTTGGCGGGCGCTGCCGAGCCGCCGCCGTAAGGCGGCGGTCACGTTCGCCGCCGTGGCACATCCCAGGGCGGGGGACATCACCGCGACCTTACGGCCGCGGCTCGAAGGGCGACGGCGCAAACCGGGCGGCGAACCAGGGGAAACCCGCCGCGCAAAGTGGTGTTGCAACCTTAGGTAAATGACCATGGTCCATACGGACATTGGCCGGGCCAAGGCCCAGGCGCGCCGTAGCGTTTCGGTCGCGCTGGCGAATTTGACGCCCGGCCGCCGCCGGTCCGCCGGCTTGGCCGTTGCGCGGCGACTCGCCCGACTCCAGGCCGTGCGGAGGGCGCGGACGTTGATGGTTTTTCTTTCGCTCCCGACCGAGATCGACACCTGGCCGATCATCCGCTGGGCCTGGACCGAAGGCAAACGCGTGGCCGTCCCGCGCGTCGAGCCCCCTCTCGCCGGACACGGGACGGACCTGGCGGCGCACGAGATCGTCCCGGTGGTCCTGGAACCGGCCGACGTCGCCGGCCTGGCGGACCACCCAGCCGTCCGGCCCGGCGCGCTGGGGATCCTTGAGGTCCCGGATGCCCCGGCGATGCCCGTGGCTGAGATCGATATTGTCCTCGCGCCGTGCCAGGCGCTCGACCGGGCCGGTAACCGCCTCGGCAAGGGCGGAGGGTTCTACGACCGGTTCCTCGCCCGGCCGGACTTGCGGGCCGGCGTCATCGCCGTCGCGTTTCAGGAACAGGTGCTCGACGAGGTGCCCGTGACGGGAAACGACCGCCGCGTCGCGATGATCGTCACCGATGCCGAGACGATTTCCATCAGCACGGCAGGTTCGCCGCCCCGCTTGTCGAAGCGCGGCGGAGACCCGCCGTAGCCCAAAGGGCGAAGGCTGGGCGGGGCGCTGGCCGTTCCCGAGCGCGGGGCAAGCCCCGCGGCGAACCCGATAGAACGGAAGGAGCCTATAGTACCATGACTACGCTGGGTCGCACTATTGTGACGGTTCTGGTGGTTGGAGTTCTGGTCGGGGCCACGGCGGTGGCGGCCCATTTCCTCTGGCCGAGGACGCCCGAGCAGATGAAGCCCGTTGTCATCGAGACGCCCGTCGGTGCGCCGCCGCCCCCCGCGAATTTGCCGGCACCGCGCCAAATGCCTGTGCCGCCGGCCCCCGCGCCGCTTGCTCCCGCCCCCGGGCCGGTCGCGCCCTCGCCGGCGCCGGTGCCCGCGGGTCCCGGCGAAGCGGTGGCCGACGAGGGGCTCGCCCTCTTCGCCGCCGGACGCATCGTCGAGGCCCAGAAACGCCTCAGCGAGGCCCTCCGCGCGGGGGTGGGCGGCGCCAGGGCCAAGGCCGTCCGCGACGCGCTCGGCCGGTGCAGCGAACGCCTCCAGTTCTCGCGGCAGGCGGGGGTTCCCGCAGATCCCTACTCGAAGACCTATGTCGTCGCCTCCGGCGACATGCTGACGACCATCGGCCAGAAATTCCTCGTTCCCTACGAACTCCTCATGCGCGTCAACGGCCTCACGTCGACCGTCATCTACGCCGACCAGCCGCTCAAGGTCCTCCAGGGTCCGATTCACGTCGAGGTCCTCAAGAGTGCGTACGAACTGCGGGTCTGGCTCGGCGACGTGTGCCTCGCCGTCTATCCCGTCGGCCTGGGCGCCGGCAACTCGACGCCCGAGGGCACCTTCCTCGTCGAGAAGAAACTCAAAAATCCGCCGTACCAGCCCCAGCACAAGCCGCCCAGCGAGTTCCGCCCCGGCGGGCATCCGGAGAATCCTCTCGGCACGCGCTGGATCGACATCGGCAACCACTACGGCATCCACGGGACGATCGATCCCGCGAGCATCGGCGGGAACGTCTCCGAAGGCTGCATCCGCATGCACAACCGCGACGTCGAGATGCTTTACGACCTGCTGGTCCCCGGCGTCAGCAAGGTGACGATACGGCCCTAAGAGGCTGTTTCATAACCCCCCTCTCCCTTGATGGGAGAGGGGCAGGGGTGAGGGTGAGTGCCGCACAGCAACCTTAATTTCCCCTCACCCTACCCTCTCCCACAGGGGGGAGAGGGAGAACAAAAGCATGTTTTCAAATGAGCACAACAGCCCCTAAAGGCTGTTTTGACACGCCGGCCGCTCGTATAGTAGAGAGGAGG includes the following:
- a CDS encoding trypsin-like peptidase domain-containing protein, which gives rise to MRARWKTILAVAVGLGAWGAAGTDSLRAGEPLSPVELHETAASRVCLVTARNGLGLARGYATGFLIGDGRFVLTDLATLVQPGVVRAEVRFEDGTTRTARRFGFAESVLGVAAIALDGDEPLRPGFVLAAEESPVDGSVAVTSAGWEWGATLKLAKGRLVAGKAASALAAEVGCEPPAAQQAFMSVNGVVVVGASGSPVLDGQGNAVGIWLAIAGKSGPIDVVVPVPAVRRALLSAKPELKDFADLPASFWPARVQRMTGETPSPAALAQTVRSIRAQVVCKKCKGAGTIIVTRVVGGRRVGGMVQADVRRDRETCPDCGGEGTVMDDSAYKVLTLLADQALRISLDAGVEERAREAARANVVNVLEAMGKLTGQSRRAFIDAAVKGLDGGAGDSPRGFVIYAQVRETLKGPDGDYVVFAPFHSSRLLAARKDGLSVLSGDGQDPPAGQGPPVLSYGRWVVLAVVAEGAFNLEGRKVVFVRPAAWVPGPSLGPSPSRERPPGKSDPGRSPRREGGAPGFFGL
- a CDS encoding 5-formyltetrahydrofolate cyclo-ligase, which produces MVHTDIGRAKAQARRSVSVALANLTPGRRRSAGLAVARRLARLQAVRRARTLMVFLSLPTEIDTWPIIRWAWTEGKRVAVPRVEPPLAGHGTDLAAHEIVPVVLEPADVAGLADHPAVRPGALGILEVPDAPAMPVAEIDIVLAPCQALDRAGNRLGKGGGFYDRFLARPDLRAGVIAVAFQEQVLDEVPVTGNDRRVAMIVTDAETISISTAGSPPRLSKRGGDPP
- a CDS encoding L,D-transpeptidase family protein gives rise to the protein MTTLGRTIVTVLVVGVLVGATAVAAHFLWPRTPEQMKPVVIETPVGAPPPPANLPAPRQMPVPPAPAPLAPAPGPVAPSPAPVPAGPGEAVADEGLALFAAGRIVEAQKRLSEALRAGVGGARAKAVRDALGRCSERLQFSRQAGVPADPYSKTYVVASGDMLTTIGQKFLVPYELLMRVNGLTSTVIYADQPLKVLQGPIHVEVLKSAYELRVWLGDVCLAVYPVGLGAGNSTPEGTFLVEKKLKNPPYQPQHKPPSEFRPGGHPENPLGTRWIDIGNHYGIHGTIDPASIGGNVSEGCIRMHNRDVEMLYDLLVPGVSKVTIRP